The nucleotide window ttaataactcGAACTATTTTCACTTATCGgccaaagttcgagttatcgaatGCCCCGGTAAGTCGAACATTCGAtaactcgaactatttttttggtcccttgaggttcgagttatcgggagTGTACTGTACTGATAATCTAGAAATAATTTGTGATGTTTTACAACtgatttatttgtgttttttagcaaatatagagaaaaaaatgGCGGCACAAATTAACTTAGAACTTGGTAAGTATATTATTGATTTTGTTACTATTAGtggtattaataaataaaaaaattatacctgttattatatattataccgTTTTTTATAGTTTCACTTTATGCTAAATTCGTGGAGCACAGGATACAACATCCTGGCTCCATGAATTATCGGTCGTTTGGCCGATGGCTAAAGCAGGGTGGGGTCGAGTGGACCAATGAAGAAGACCCCACCGAAACAGCTCCCAACATGGAATTGAGTAAGAAATCACTTTTCAtgtattcaaaattttgttaGGATCTAAAACTTTGGTATACCTTAGGTATTATCTATGTTACTTATTGTATTAacctttacattattttttctttaagtgCAAGTAtggacaaaatttttacagtacAGACTTAGACATAGCGGGTCAATGGACCTAGAAGTGTTTGGACGTTGGGTGCATAATGGCGGGGTTGAGTTTTGTGGTGGGCGACGGGATCGTGGTAGAAGTAGCAGTCGTGGTTGGAGACGCGGTCGTGGTGGGAGACGCGGTCGTGGTGGGCCGTATAAGCCAcaatattaaaatgtatttttattactAACCCTTTGTAAAACGAGGtgcacttttttttaataaaatatcctAAATTTAAAATGGGCCTAAATATTGCCAAAATTCAAACAATTGCTAAACTATTTTTCAGgctgaatttaaaataaatactttgaaaaaaacaacattttttccattgaaaaaaataaatactttgaaaaaaacaacattttttccattgaaATTAACtagataaacaaatattttgtctACCTTGTTTTACGAAGGGTTAGATGttattaaatttgttaattatCTTAACTCTATattgaagaatttttttattcccttgatagattcaaaattttaatgtcaactGATGGACACCATCATAAATTAAGCTATTCCAAAACGAATATCAAatgagatatatttttatccaccttgttgcgacgggtaaacgtaaaggacgggcgatcccgtggatttttacacgggcaggcgtcgtctgtctgttcgtgcctctgtttgtctttttgttacggaaatgtgatatataaaggatgggCGACCCCTTGTTTTTTCAAAGGGCTAccaactagtctctataataatagccgtcgtctggctgtgtgttcaaaagggttaccgcgtcctgttacggaaacacgaaatgtgatatataaaggacgggcgaccccgtggatttctccacgggttaacgactagtctctttaataatagccgtattttgtcggtCTGTCCGCGAGGAATacgtcgtgttacggaaacacgaaatgagtTACATAAAGGACGGACGACTCCGTGGAATCTTCCACGAGTAACcgactatctctttaataatagccgtcgtctgtctgtgtgtccgcgaaagccgcgtcctgttacggaaacacgaaatgcgatatataaaggacgggcgaccccgtggatttttccacgggttaacgactagtctctattataatagccgtattttgtctgtgtgttcaaaagggtgaccgcgtcccgtaacggaaacacgaaatgtgatatataaaggacgggcgaccccgtggatttttccacgggctaacgactagtctctttttaataatagcagtattctgtctgtctctacGCAAGATGGTAACCACAGTAGCATGACATGAAATGCAGTATATAGCTAAAGGACGGGTAAACTAATTGCCTACCCTTTTCATGCCTTTTCTTATGCtgttgcctgtgcctcccatgccttgcttacccctgccttgctgtttCCTATTCCAGTTTCCCTGCCTGCCTTTGTCGTGTCTTTGAATTGCCGTCCTTCCTATGTCTttcctggtgcctgcctactatgcccttgcctgtgccttccatgccttgcctacccctgccatgCTGATTCCTTGCcatccttcctatgcctttcctggtgcctgcctactatgccgtTGCCTGTGCCTTCCATGTCTTGCCTACCCCCCTGCCTTGCCGATTCCCTGCCTGCCTTaggccgtgccctttccttgccgtgcttaatgcctttgccttggcaacctctccgcaacactttctatactggttTCAGCTATTTTTGCGGGAAAGTCAATTTTTGAAagatatgttacagtcgcaacactataatggtgtgtgcGCTGCACTTGATTTACGAGATACtttatacctgtactaaagcgctccacctgaacgTGTCGCACAGTTCACGGCTCTTTTTAAGGGctccttgacttgtggcttacttGACTTGTGGCTGTTTTATTTTAAGTCTCGCCTGGAGGTAAtttgttgaaataataattataaactCTGTTCAAACATACAATACAAAAAGATTCTGTGCATATTTTGTCATCATCCGTCTATAATACACTTCACTATTTCTCATAAGTACTAAGTATAAAAGAATTCCATAGGTTAATTTTACTATTGTTTGTGGAATAGCTGATACTATGCATGCTGAAAGTGACAACAAAGCTTCTCACAAGGAGTTGTAATTTTTGATGCACTACAGTTGTGACACCTAtctgatatatttttttgtatgtttttttagaatataATCAAGAAGAGAGCAAATAACTAATATTTTGAAGCAATGTGAACAAATAATTAGGTTCAAATTTGATAACATACATTAAAAATGGCGTAAAAATATAGTTGTAGTGAAATCTAGCAAAAATAGAAGATCTGATGTATTGTTCTAAATAGACAGTCATAAAAAAGAGAGATGGTCTGGACACTGCAGCAAGCGCGCTCTGCTCCTCGTACCAAGGTCGTGTTCCGGGATTTTTTCGTACCCAGTCTATTTTAGAGTGCACGAAATAAAACTTTTCAGCGGAAAATTTCAACATTTGTTTGTTGACATTACATCATTAATGTGCTATAATTTAAACGTTGAGATTAAATGTAATGCTATGCCTGGGGCAAATTGTTCTATATATGGCTGCTCGAGTTCCAGACGTAAAAATTGTACGATATGTGGATTACccaaagaaaatgataaaaatagctTTTCTTGGAGCGAAAAACACGAGAGATACAGTGGTGGACAATCCTTTGATTACACAAATGGAAAATTGAACCCgtaatatttgtaaaaaacatttttctgaagAACAAATTGTTCAAAGTAAGTTAAGCTTAATAGGAACCAATTCTAGATGACAAAGGAATAAGCATAAAAGAGGAAAAGAATGGTACCTGGTTCGATACCACACCTCAATTTACCACAAAAAACTTGCCAGTAAAAACATTTACTAGTTGCTGGTAAAGTGTTTTCTCAGCGTGCACGGAGAAATTGGTGTTCATGGAGAAAAAACTAAAACCAACCAAATACCGAAATTTTCATCTGCTCTGcttttatttagaaaataattaattgtatttcttaaaattttctttccaaatttttttacagaaattgTTTAGCATTCTGCGATCTCGTCTCGCATTGAATATCTGTAAATATAAAATGGAACAGAGTTGTTACTTATGCTGTAACACAATATATTTTTGCTTAAGCCAGTGTTAAATAAATTAGTAGTAGTGTTGGCATTTTCAGCAGCATcttatcaatatttttaagaCCCAAATTAGAGAATAAATCACTGCAAAAGAGGAGAGCCAGGGAACGGTGTTTAAAAATTTCTCATCCATCATTACCCCTGTTTAATATTTAGTATAAATTATACCAATTATGTTAAATTATGTTGTCGGTTTGTATTTcgtgtttttgtattttaagtttttaattttgaatttgGAGTCGACTATATACTACACTaaaaagaaccaaaatttcGTATTATTTTTCatggtccaccgagccggatagTGGAATTATTAACAACAACGAGAGTAAGTTAGAAAATTGGAAAGAATTTCGAGAAGAATTACTCGCATCTGAAACGATACTCAGCCAGAGATTAACACAAGTGAAGAATATTTATGACGAAATACTTGAAATAGCTATGAACGATGATGATGCGACTGACAGTTTAAATGATTGTTATGTATTTGAATTTAAGGTTCAAAAGCACTTGAATAATTTAAAGGAAACTTGTAAAAGAACAGTTGAAATTGAGCCTGTTCTAAGAGAGAGAAGCAACTTGCACAAAGAAACTGTTAGATTACCCAAGTTAGAAATTACAAAGTTTACTGGTGACTGTACAAAATGGTTAGGTTTTTATGAAAGTTTTGAAGCCTCGATTCATAAGTAACATTGagaaatttaattatttgaggTGCTATTTAGAAGGAGACGCTTTAAATTGTATATCTGGATTATCTCTTTCTAACGAAAATTACGAGGAAGCATTCAAGCTATTGTCCAACAGATTTGAATTATTAAAGATGAAAAGAGTTTATAACGATCGCGACCTAACAGCTCTTCGACGACTCTACGATGATATAGGATCTCATTTTCGAAATTTAAACAGCTTGGGTATTGAAGGAAGGGACTATGGCTGTTTACTCAATCCGATTATTATGGAACGATTCCCGCACGAATTTAAATTGACTGTTTCCAGGAATGTGAAACAAGAGGTCTGGGATATTAACAAACTCCTCGAACTAATAAATGACGAGTTAAAAACTAGAGAAAATTGCATCGTACCGAATCCTACCGTTAACTCACACAGAACAGAAAAGGATCCTAGTAACCACATGGGTAAGAAACGTTTTGATTTTTCGAATTCATATGAGCCTTCTTTGTTgtcaaaaaaacaagaaaaagggTGTTTCCCCGGGCACAGAAAAAGAGCCGTCGCAGGTTACGCATCAAAACCATGTGCAAAACAATTCAAACAACGTGTTTTTGCAAACTGGTGGATGTCATGCTCAAAAATCCAATCACCGACCAAAGCGTACAAGTTCAGGTTTTGTTCGATGGGGGTTCTCAGAGGACACACGTCTCTGATCGCGCTCGAAGAATGTTGAATTTAAACACCGAGATCACGGAAGAAATTAATATCTCTACTTTCAGTAATCGCAATGTTATTTCTAAAACTGCTGACCGCGTTAAATTATTAGCCGTGACACGAGACAAAAACACCATTTCATTTAGCGCACTTTCGGTACCTATAATTTGTTTACCAATTAAATCGCAACCCGTAAATTcggtaaaacaaaaatttacagaTTTGAAAGAGACTGATTTCGCTTCTTCGGGAGTTGGGAACGAAATTTACTTACTGATCGGGTCGGATATGTATTGGGATATAGTTACCGGGAAGATCAACAGGAGTGTGGAAAGTAGTTTGGTCGCCATAGAAACAAAATTCAGTTGGGTTTTGAGCGGAGTGCATGAGTCTGTGAGAGGGTGTGAAAAGAACGAAACATCGACAAATAATTTGATTCATACCTTGCGTGTTGATTTTTGTGAGAGGGAAactgacatttttgataagcagtTGAACAAATTTTGGGAATTGGATAGTATTGGgatttcaaaaaatgaaaaatcttgTTATGAtctcgtttttgataagataaaaaagaatgaaGATAATCGTTATTAGTTAGCCTTGCCGTTTAAAGAAAATCATTCCTTACTGCCAGGCAATTTCGAACTCAGCCGAAAGCGCTTATTAAAACTACACAATCGCTTGAAAAACAACCCGTCGCTTCTAGTTGATTACGATAATATTTTTAAGGAACAAATGAAATTGGGTATTATTGAACCAGTAAGCGATGTTGGGACACCGGGAGAAATACATTACTTGCCACACACCGCTGTTTTACGTGACGATAAAAACACGACAAAAATGAGAATAGTTTTTGACGCTTCCGCGAAATTAACCACGAGTCGCCCAGTCTAAACGACATACTATACAAGGGTCCTCAGCTAACGCCGCAACTGTACGATATCCTCTAGCGATTCAGATCATATCCTATAGTTTTGATAGCCGATATAGAAGAAGCATTTCTACAAATTGCGATTAAAGAAACAGATCGTAACTTTTTGAGGTTTTTGTGGTTTGACGATATCCTTGCGGAACAACCCACCATCGTCAGAAATCGATTCGCCCGTTTAGTGTTTGGATTGACGAGTTCACCATTTTGTTTGAACGGTACTATTCGAAATCACGTGAGTCAGTATAAATTTGACCCACTGTTTGTTCAAAAGGTTGTGAGGTCGTTTTTTGTCGACGATTTTATTGGCGGTTACGTGAATGAGGAAGAAGTTGTAAAGGGAATTTTTATCTTCGTAAATGGCACACAAATAATGAAAATGTTCGGAACTATATAAATCATATCACCAACTCAACTGCGCCTCCCCAAACTAATGGTAAAATTCTTGGACTTGTTTTGAATGAACAGacagaaaaattatgttttcattttttagaattaTTGAAGTCGGCAAAAGCGTTAAAACCTACTAAGAGAAATATATTAAAGATTTTGTCTTCGTTCTACGATCCTGTGGGACTCATTCAACCAATTTTGGTTAGCATGAAAATTTTGATGCAGAAAATATGTGAGAGGAAGCTAGGTTGGGATGATGATGTGGACGTTGAATTGAAGGCGAGTTGGGAGAGCATCTTGAAGGAGATGGAGTGTGGGAGTTGTTGAGGTTGGTCGAAGGATTGAGCATAGTGACGAGGATGATGAAGTTGTGAACAGGGAAATGCATGGAGTTAGTGATGCCAGTCAGCAGGGATATGGAGCTTGTGTTTACGTTAGGTCCGAATGGAGATCTGGGAAAATTACTGTTAGGTTACTAACTTCTAAATCGAGGGTAGCACCGTTAAAATCAATTACTATGCCGCGTTTGGAATTGCTGGGAAATTTGTTGTTGTCTCGTCTTGTAAAATCTGTTGTTATCGCGTCTTtcgataaaattttattttggacTGATTCAACTATCACTCTCTCATGGATAAAGGCGACATCAAAGGAGTTCGTACCGTTTGTTGAAAATCGTTTAAAAGAGATTAGAAATGAAAGTGACGCTGGGAACTGGAATTATGTTAATACTGAAAAAAATCCAGCAGATCTCATCACTCGATGGGGAATCACCACTTTAAATTTGGCCGAAAACAATCTTTGGTGGGAGGGGTCAACGTTTTTGTGCGCGAAAGAATACCAGCTGCCACAGATAAAAGATCATGACTTATCACTTGAGCATTCAAATGAGCTGAAAAGAAGTAAACAAGTAGTGTTGCATAATTATACCGACAAAATTAGTATCAACAATGTAATCAATTGTGATAAGTATTCCATATTCACACGATTGGTCAGAATTACCGCATGGATTAATGgttcattaaaacattaaaagaaaaaaagaagaccGAATTTTGGAGCAAATTCTACGATCTTGTGAAATAGTCTCTGCGGAGGAGCTCTTATTGAAAGCCAACCAGGAGAAGTTCAAGTCGGCAAATGATAACACAGAAAAAGATGTTATGTTTTTTATCGACGAAAAAGGTTTATTACGTTGCAGGGGTCGACTTGTAAACGCACCGTTACCCGTTGAAACGATATCGCACCTTCCGGCTCATTAACACCATTACAACCACCTACAGTACCACACCCTTTCGTTTCATTCGTCGTCCTGCCGTTTATAGTGGTTCCATTGACACCCCTCCAGAGCCAAGTTTCTGATCAGTTTGATCAGAGAGTGAGTTGGTAAGCTTTGGAGGGATAAATACTATTTCACAATTACTAAGAAGTAGTGGTTTATACTTTCTTCGTTTTAACCTTACATTTTACTAATGCCATCTACTTGAGAGGGAGTATACGCCGTTACATACAGCTGTGTACTGCAGCATAAATATTTTGCTAATGTTAGGGCGAAAGCAGAAAGCTGTTGTGCTCTCCGGAAAAAAACTTTAGTAGGAAAACCATCCATCAAACGTGACGCTTAGTTAAGATGTTGTTGCTGTATTATTTATGTGTTTGCAAATTTTCGAAGCAAGGAAAAATGAAATCGGTTTTGCTTTATTCTGGATAATCTTTCGAAATAAGCCCCACGCGCAGATAATAAAGATcggatacaaaaaaaaatgtttttttttgaaaagaagctTTTGCCCATAGTGATAAATTggttgataaaattttaaaacatgcaaaaagtttgagaatcagcatattttattttgttaataaGACCGTTTATCTGTATATTCAAAGCGTTCATGCTGGTGTCCTGCTTAAGTcctgaataaaaatttaatcGGGTTGTTTTTGCTTTGACGGTTTAACTACTAGCTTGTTCACAACAtactgtttacctgtactagagtgctccacctgaatgtgtgggaTAGTTTACGGCCCTAACTTCCTCTGCTTATTTTAATGCCACACAAGTGGAGGTACCTGACGTCGTCTTCCGTGTGGGTAACCCAATCGGATCAATTTCTTTAAGATTTGTTACCACACCCGCTTCGAAGCAGGGTGGTTGGGTTGAATATTTCTAAAATATGTGTTCATATTagcgaaacatattttttacccTATTCTTACAATTTGCTTTTTCTTAACCCTTTATCAGAAGCACATGTTTCTATACGTTACTTTGATCAGGGTTCTAGGTCTACACATTAGATGAAAAACATCTATCATTAAGTGCGAAAGATCAGATTAGAATCAAAATCTTATTCGAAGCATTATTTGATTGTATACAGAGAAAGGATTTGTTTTACGATTAAAGAGTGGCTGTGTAACAGGTGGCAGTATCCTCATTTTTACTATGGTTACATTAATCAACtagcaaaatagaaaaatataaatatttaagtttgttatttattttttaatgcttgATATTCATATTTGTGCAGTCCGCGCATCAagcaatttttatttaatttccacCGCACATTTCGCTGCAAAAAGATACAATCAGATTGAAAAGTGGCTGTGTATCAGGTGGCAGTATcctcatttttactgtggttaCATCAATCAACtagcaaaatagaaaaatataaatatttaagtttgttatttattttttaatgcttgATATTCATATTTGTGCATTCCGCGCATCAagcaatttttatttaatttccacCGCACTTTTCGCTGCAAAAAGACACACGAAGGAACTCTTATCAGATTGTCGATTATTCCAGTTCATGGATgctgtttttgaaatttaagcatatctataaaatatatttcctaatatgttttaaatttctAGTTGTATGTCACGCGGACAAATTCGCTTAAGATTTACTATTTTCGTAAATATATAGGTCTCAAAAAAGCATGGTAGAACAAAAAGAAGTATTCTCATCTAATAAAGAATAATTATAGTGATATTAAATTGATCTTTTTCTACCAGGCAGACAGAGATTTTCATCTTGTGAAGAACATTTCGTTACATGCTAATGTTTATTACAAAGCGTGACCAAACCATTTGTCAACAGTAAAATGTTGAGGTGTCATCATGATAACTGTGAATTGATAATATAACACCAAAACACTGTTCAGACATCATCACATATATGGTGCAAGAGACGCAATAGTAACTTCAGTGAGTCTCAAAATTATTCCACAAAATCATCATTTTGCAAAGAAAACTTGAAATCGCTTTGCTTTTGATAAACGTAAGTGTATCCAACAACACTGAATAGACACACATCAAGTAAGTTTAGTAATGGACAACAGCTGTTAAATACGCTATTAAACTGATCATATTGCGATTTCACAGTAATTTAAAAACTCCGTCGTAATGTAACGCTTGAACGAATTACAAGAATGGACTGCAATCTATTTGCTTCCACCCAAGTCTTTATACTGTTTTTAAATGGTAATCGTAACATTTTATACTTGCAGATACACGAATTGGCAGAATGATCGATATTTGACGTGCCGGGTATTCCATTTCCgttattttttatctaaatataatacaaaatatataaatacagtTTACAGATTAAGAATTGCACAATTATTATGCagaatgaaagcatttttattcGTCAATCACCATCAGAAACAACTCGTGATACAACAGTGATTTCTTCTCACCTTAAAAACTCTTTAAAAATGTGAAGCATCCATGAAACCAATCTGTTTAATGTAGATAAATTTGTGttcgaaacaaaaacaaaacgcgCGAACTGCATCATACAGACgttctttttttgtgaaattttctACAAAATGACCACTGCTGTTATTTCTATTTGTTTCCATGTTTTTCAGGCtgaaaaaaaatccacttaggcagaagaataATGGATTGTTATCCGTTGTCTGTAATATGTAGAGCCTAAAACTCTGATGCAGAAgatgtataaaaaatgtaaaaatgttttgcaaACTCAGCAAACACCTGTCGAAGTACTTTTATAGCCGTTGTCTCTGTTGTATAGAGCATGAAaccctgatcaagaaaatgtataggattattgCTTTTGACGAACAGAACCTTCGATGAAGAGAGCCAAAACTGTTTTATAGGTGATGAAACGATAATAAATAAAAGCAGGTTAGTTATTTTCACTTGTTTTTAACTTAACCTTTGAATTGGAAGGGCAGAAAATTGTGCTATATAATGAGAGTGAACATATTAAATCAGCTGGGTAAAATAACATATGAGCATGTTAGTAGTGCAAAACGACGGTAGAGGCACTTTGGgtacataaaaaaagttttgggtCTTCGGAACAGAAGTGAAATTTACACTTAATGATGCACGCAAATGCGGGAGTGGTTAGCAGTCAGGAAATAGAAGTGGGTGAACTTACGAAGGTGAGGATTTTTGTTAACAGCATGCGGGTTACAGTTAATACTATTGTTGCCATTGATGTGGCAGTAAGCGGGTATTTGCAAAATGGAAGGACCGAAAGAAGAAAAACCCATGTCCGCCGCTTATCGCCAACCACTCACTCAACCTAAACCGTTCAGTTCATGCGCTACTTCCTTCAAAAACAAtgttaataaaagaaattttgcgGTGTGGTAAAGTTGATCATAATGAGGCTTTCTGTTGCTTTTATTAGGTATAAGAATGATGTATGAGAATATGACTTTAAACGTAATTATATATTTAGGTATCACAAACAATTTTTAAGAGGTTTCATATGTCCATATGAGATGGGTTTCGATGGAGGAgtcattttataatattttaactgACACTATGTTCAATTATATTCAATTAGATGAATTTGGTAACTTCCTTAGTATCCACCATGTAATATATTTAAAGTTGTATTTGTTATTTAATTCGTTGTTGTTAAGACTGAATAGCTAACCCTGATTAATTGAGACTTGATAAATTCAAAGTACGACTTTATTGGTATATGTCAATAAGGTGGAAAATTGTGCTACATAATAACAGGGCCGTACTGCTAGTGTGTACATGTAAGTTTCAGCTCACATGTAAAATTAATATTCGAGGTAAAATGGACACGTTTCGCGTGTGTCCAGATATGGGAATAGATACTATTGGTGCAAAAAGTAAGTTGCTATGAGGGGAGGGTGAATACGAAGAGTTAAACGTGGTGCTTTTATAGACTATgtttaactttcttttttagtatttatGCAATGATTAAGAAAGACTTGATGCACTTAAAGTAAGACTAATAATTAGTAtatgtgatttttttattaagtcAGTAGCATAGCGTACTACACCGCATGTGGTACGAgtgttgtgtattttttttggtAATGGGTAGTGGCGCACCATACCACATAAAATCTCGGTAAATTGTAGACAAACTGAAGTCCCATACTACTTAAAAT belongs to Hydractinia symbiolongicarpus strain clone_291-10 chromosome 1, HSymV2.1, whole genome shotgun sequence and includes:
- the LOC130649548 gene encoding uncharacterized protein LOC130649548, yielding MAAQINLELVSLYAKFVEHRIQHPGSMNYRSFGRWLKQGGVEWTNEEDPTETAPNMELMQVWTKFLQYRLRHSGSMDLEVFGRWVHNGGVEFCGGRRDRGRSSSRGWRRGRGGRRGRGGPYKPQY